The proteins below come from a single Nostoc sp. KVJ3 genomic window:
- the hslO gene encoding Hsp33 family molecular chaperone HslO encodes MADQLIRATAAEGGIRAVGAIATRLTEEARGRHKLSYVATAALGRTMVAGLLMASSMKRTGSRVNVRVKGDGPLGGILVDAGLDGTVRGYVGNPSVELPPNAKGKLDVGGAVGGGYLYVVRDVGYGYPYSSTVQLVSGEIGDDVAHYLVNSEQTPSALVLGVFVGAGGVTAAGGLLIQVLPKAARDEALVETLESRVASLAGFTPLLQAGKNLTEILTDLLGDMGLEIFPERQMLRFHCGCSFDRVLGALKILGEAELQDMIVKDDGAEATCDFCGNVYQASSDQLAQLIADLQAESTVSG; translated from the coding sequence ATGGCGGATCAGTTAATTCGTGCAACAGCAGCCGAAGGTGGAATTCGTGCCGTAGGTGCGATCGCCACACGTTTAACAGAAGAAGCACGGGGGCGACACAAGCTTTCTTATGTGGCAACAGCAGCACTGGGCCGGACTATGGTGGCGGGCTTGTTAATGGCTTCTAGTATGAAGCGAACAGGGTCAAGGGTCAATGTGCGGGTAAAAGGAGATGGCCCTTTGGGCGGCATATTGGTAGATGCTGGGTTAGATGGTACGGTACGCGGGTATGTGGGGAATCCATCTGTAGAATTGCCTCCTAATGCCAAAGGTAAGTTAGATGTTGGTGGCGCAGTGGGTGGTGGCTACCTCTACGTTGTGCGGGATGTCGGTTATGGTTATCCTTACTCTAGTACGGTGCAACTAGTTTCTGGCGAAATTGGTGATGATGTGGCTCATTATCTGGTGAATTCCGAACAAACACCTTCAGCTTTAGTTTTAGGTGTGTTTGTGGGAGCAGGGGGAGTAACTGCGGCTGGAGGATTACTAATACAAGTGTTACCCAAAGCTGCTAGAGATGAAGCCCTAGTAGAAACCTTGGAATCGCGGGTTGCTAGTTTAGCAGGATTTACGCCATTGTTGCAAGCTGGGAAGAATTTGACTGAAATTCTTACCGACCTGTTGGGAGACATGGGACTGGAAATCTTTCCCGAACGGCAAATGCTACGCTTCCACTGTGGTTGTTCTTTCGATCGCGTTTTAGGGGCACTCAAAATTTTGGGAGAAGCCGAACTGCAAGATATGATTGTTAAAGATGATGGTGCTGAAGCAACTTGCGACTTTTGTGGCAATGTTTACCAGGCAAGTAGCGATCAGTTAGCTCAACTAATTGCCGATTTGCAAGCCGAATCTACTGTTTCAGGATAA
- the rpsT gene encoding 30S ribosomal protein S20, with amino-acid sequence MANTKSALKRAQIAERNRLRNKAYKSAVKTLMKKYSNAVAVYAANPTPELKEEAEARLSEAYAKIDKAVKRGVLHANNGARKKSRLAHKLKPVTQTAAE; translated from the coding sequence GTGGCGAATACAAAGTCTGCTCTCAAGCGTGCCCAAATCGCAGAACGTAACCGACTGCGTAATAAAGCTTACAAATCAGCAGTCAAGACGCTGATGAAGAAATACTCTAATGCTGTAGCTGTCTATGCAGCTAATCCTACCCCAGAATTAAAAGAAGAAGCAGAGGCTCGGTTATCCGAAGCTTACGCCAAAATCGATAAAGCAGTCAAACGGGGTGTCCTTCACGCCAATAATGGCGCAAGGAAAAAGTCGAGATTGGCTCATAAACTAAAGCCTGTAACTCAAACAGCAGCTGAATAA
- a CDS encoding NAD(P)-dependent oxidoreductase: MKVAFLGTGLMGLPMAQRLLAADIQLVAYNRTPEKLAPLQAAGAEIATHPRHAIRAAECVILMLTNASAIYNVLLSDTAWQTLEGRTIVQMGTITPTESQEIRDAVVAGGGEYLEAPVLGSIPEAKAGKLTVMVGAEPEQYQRHLKLLQHFGTEPLLIGPVGTAAALKLALNQLIASLTTSFALSLAFVQRQGVDVDVFMQILRESPLYAPTFDKKLQRMLDGNYADPNFPTKHLLKDTELFISEAKSRSLDLSSIKGVRQILQTAVKMSFADDDYSSLFSVIKEWGE; the protein is encoded by the coding sequence ATGAAGGTGGCATTTCTGGGAACTGGACTGATGGGACTACCAATGGCTCAAAGGTTATTAGCCGCAGATATACAGCTAGTTGCCTACAATCGCACCCCAGAAAAATTAGCACCACTACAAGCAGCTGGGGCTGAAATTGCTACACATCCCCGCCACGCCATTCGTGCTGCTGAGTGCGTAATCCTCATGCTCACTAATGCCTCAGCCATTTATAATGTGTTGCTTTCAGATACCGCTTGGCAAACTCTAGAAGGGCGCACAATCGTTCAAATGGGAACAATTACGCCCACAGAAAGCCAGGAAATTAGGGATGCAGTTGTTGCAGGAGGTGGTGAGTATTTAGAAGCACCTGTATTAGGGAGTATCCCGGAAGCAAAAGCTGGCAAGTTGACTGTTATGGTAGGGGCAGAGCCAGAACAATATCAGCGCCATTTAAAGTTACTCCAACATTTTGGGACAGAACCCTTACTTATAGGCCCAGTAGGAACTGCGGCGGCGCTCAAATTGGCATTAAACCAACTAATAGCTTCCCTAACAACTAGCTTTGCTCTAAGTCTAGCTTTTGTCCAGCGTCAGGGTGTTGATGTGGATGTATTTATGCAAATCTTGCGCGAAAGCCCACTCTACGCACCTACTTTTGACAAAAAGTTACAACGAATGTTGGATGGCAATTATGCCGATCCCAATTTCCCCACAAAACACTTGCTTAAAGATACAGAATTGTTTATCTCGGAAGCGAAATCTCGGAGTTTGGATCTTAGTAGTATTAAAGGTGTACGGCAAATCTTGCAAACAGCCGTGAAAATGTCATTTGCTGATGATGATTACTCATCACTATTTTCTGTAATTAAAGAATGGGGGGAATAA
- a CDS encoding chromosome segregation ATPase: MTERDIPDSWSSASEREPDQNKRLSRTEQFGETQPFDVPATGSNSKSVKRRKKNHREGLPINSNSEETAKLSSTSGKWPRWMKSWTLWLVLLMLIPGSVGFLAMAMLLKLPAAPNCPSIFWPLASASVRLHCAQLAASKQTVNDLLQAIALVKQLPQNHPLHGEIDRFIEEWSRDILKLADQSFQTGNLEEAIATAKKIPEDVAAYKLVDEQVDKWQTIWSKAETTYNSAIAEVKERRWQSAFMLSAKMLRVNNQYWAGTKYDQLNRIIATAREDGDKLGKAESLASSKVVDNLLEAIRLAESIGQESYLYQKAQEAIPAFGRKMLDLAQEKLDKRDADEALNIARQIPESTKLQGETDDFIAIADAKRSAWIGNVSGLEAAIAQAQQIDPSRPVYNEAQQLIARWQLEIEDVANLEKARMLASQGTVPNLTAAIAQVELIPASNPRATEARQEINRWQAQVETIEDQPYLDRAEQIGVFEDINSLQAAINQASEIRRGRALYPEAQKRIRTWIGKIQRIQDQPYLDQAQELAQSGNLTAAINAAQQIASSGRALSGEAQAAINDWEGQIRTKENWKKAQEVGATGTPEALVEAIRLADKVSNNSILRMDANLAIDQWSQQLLEIARTQGQSDIARGIDIAKSIPRGSAAYSAAQDQIKTWQDFLNPKPQPQPQTEPLPFPQSTTNGQ; encoded by the coding sequence ATGACAGAGCGGGATATTCCAGACAGTTGGTCTTCAGCCAGTGAAAGAGAGCCAGATCAAAACAAAAGATTATCCCGAACAGAACAATTCGGTGAAACTCAACCATTTGATGTCCCAGCTACTGGTTCTAACTCCAAGTCAGTGAAGCGGCGAAAAAAAAACCATAGGGAAGGATTACCTATAAATAGTAATTCAGAAGAAACTGCCAAACTCAGTAGTACCTCTGGGAAATGGCCCCGCTGGATGAAAAGCTGGACATTATGGCTAGTACTACTAATGTTGATTCCGGGCAGTGTGGGATTCTTAGCAATGGCAATGCTGCTAAAATTGCCAGCTGCCCCTAATTGCCCCTCGATTTTCTGGCCCCTAGCTAGTGCTTCTGTACGGCTACATTGCGCTCAGTTGGCGGCTTCTAAGCAAACAGTAAACGACCTATTGCAAGCGATCGCTCTGGTGAAGCAACTACCACAAAATCACCCGTTGCATGGAGAAATCGATCGTTTCATTGAAGAATGGTCGCGGGATATTTTGAAGCTAGCAGATCAAAGTTTCCAAACAGGGAATTTAGAAGAAGCGATCGCCACAGCAAAAAAAATACCCGAAGATGTGGCAGCTTATAAATTAGTCGATGAACAAGTTGACAAATGGCAAACAATTTGGTCAAAGGCAGAAACAACATATAATAGTGCGATCGCAGAAGTCAAGGAACGGCGCTGGCAATCGGCATTCATGTTATCCGCCAAAATGCTGCGCGTAAACAATCAATATTGGGCGGGTACTAAATACGATCAATTGAATCGGATAATTGCCACAGCACGGGAAGATGGCGATAAGTTAGGAAAAGCTGAAAGTTTAGCTTCCAGCAAAGTAGTCGATAATTTATTAGAAGCTATCAGGCTAGCTGAGTCCATTGGGCAGGAAAGTTACCTTTACCAAAAAGCTCAGGAAGCGATTCCGGCATTTGGGCGCAAAATGCTGGACTTGGCACAGGAAAAACTAGACAAGCGGGATGCTGATGAAGCCCTGAATATTGCTAGGCAAATTCCAGAGAGTACGAAACTACAAGGCGAAACAGATGACTTTATCGCCATTGCCGACGCGAAAAGGAGTGCCTGGATTGGCAATGTCTCTGGTTTAGAGGCTGCGATCGCTCAAGCACAACAAATCGATCCTTCCAGACCAGTGTATAACGAAGCCCAGCAACTCATTGCTCGTTGGCAGCTGGAAATTGAAGATGTTGCCAATCTAGAAAAAGCAAGAATGTTGGCTAGCCAGGGAACAGTCCCTAATTTAACAGCTGCGATCGCCCAAGTAGAACTCATTCCTGCTAGTAATCCCCGTGCCACAGAAGCAAGACAAGAAATCAATCGCTGGCAAGCCCAAGTGGAGACAATTGAAGACCAACCTTACTTAGATCGTGCCGAACAGATAGGGGTATTCGAGGATATTAATTCCTTGCAAGCTGCGATTAACCAGGCTAGCGAAATTCGTCGAGGTCGTGCATTATATCCAGAAGCACAAAAAAGAATTCGCACTTGGATAGGAAAGATTCAGCGAATTCAAGACCAACCCTACTTAGATCAAGCACAAGAACTGGCTCAAAGTGGAAATTTAACTGCCGCCATTAATGCAGCTCAACAAATTGCCTCGTCAGGAAGAGCGCTTTCTGGGGAAGCACAAGCTGCTATAAATGACTGGGAAGGGCAAATCCGCACCAAAGAAAATTGGAAAAAAGCCCAGGAAGTTGGAGCCACTGGCACACCAGAAGCCTTGGTTGAAGCAATACGACTGGCTGATAAGGTTTCAAACAATAGCATCTTACGGATGGATGCAAATCTGGCTATTGACCAATGGAGTCAGCAATTGTTAGAAATAGCCCGCACTCAAGGTCAGTCTGATATTGCCAGAGGAATCGATATTGCCAAATCCATTCCCCGCGGTAGTGCTGCTTACAGTGCGGCACAAGACCAAATTAAGACTTGGCAGGATTTTCTGAATCCCAAACCTCAACCTCAGCCCCAAACTGAACCTCTACCATTTCCTCAATCAACTACTAATGGGCAGTAA
- a CDS encoding Uma2 family endonuclease, whose translation MFGVGGKTQLKSGKGKSDDRAMTTTPAVTKRLTFEEYLAYDDGTDTRYELVNGELIPMSLGSGQHGALTEFLNVCFRLEILRLKLDWTSKQMVIGVRSPRAGRWDTSRIPDVVVMPLPQWRELRNREAVIELNESPPLLVVEVVSESTKTVDYRAKRVEYNVLNIPEYWIVDPLTSKVTVFTLIEELYEPVEFVGSDRIQSQIFPELELTVEQVLTAGD comes from the coding sequence TTGTTCGGTGTTGGTGGTAAAACCCAATTAAAATCAGGTAAAGGCAAATCAGACGATCGTGCCATGACTACAACCCCAGCAGTTACTAAACGACTTACCTTTGAAGAGTATCTGGCTTATGATGATGGCACTGATACCCGCTATGAATTGGTCAATGGAGAACTAATTCCCATGAGTCTAGGAAGTGGACAACATGGGGCTTTAACAGAATTTCTCAATGTTTGCTTTCGATTAGAAATTCTCCGCCTAAAGTTAGATTGGACTTCTAAACAAATGGTTATCGGTGTTCGTTCCCCCCGTGCTGGCAGATGGGATACATCGAGAATTCCAGATGTTGTTGTGATGCCATTACCTCAGTGGCGGGAGTTGAGAAACCGAGAAGCAGTTATTGAACTCAACGAATCACCTCCTTTGTTGGTGGTAGAAGTCGTTAGTGAATCAACAAAGACTGTAGACTATCGAGCCAAGCGAGTTGAGTATAATGTTCTCAACATTCCAGAATATTGGATTGTCGATCCATTAACGAGCAAAGTGACTGTCTTCACATTAATAGAAGAATTATACGAACCAGTAGAGTTTGTTGGTAGCGATCGCATTCAATCTCAAATTTTTCCAGAGTTAGAATTAACAGTTGAGCAAGTGTTGACTGCTGGGGATTAA
- a CDS encoding class I SAM-dependent methyltransferase, translating to MDSNPALCAAIANHITTSSQQRITFAEFMDMVLYHPEYGYYSSDALKIGFKGGDFFTSPNLCADFGELLAEQFFQMWEILGKPIPFSLVEMGAGQGLLALHILKYHQQHYPDFFTALEYIIVEKSPTLRKEQQQRLQDFPVRWCNLEEIPANAIVGCFFSNELVDAFPVHQFILETGELREIYVTTPQNLTPLKGKSKSSSPPFIGERSNFAFVEVTGEPSTPKLAEYLDLVEMDFSQSAYPDGYRSEINLAALDWLSIVADRLQRGYVLTIDYGYPATRYYNPRRSQGTLQCYYQHRFHDNPYINIGRQDITAHVDFTALERWGKRCNLDKVGFIQQGLFLMALGLGERIAALSDREQPLSELLQRREALHQLIDPTGLGSFGVLLQSKGLDKTEISQPLKGFTLPE from the coding sequence ATGGATTCAAATCCAGCATTGTGTGCAGCGATCGCAAATCATATTACTACCAGTTCCCAGCAGCGAATTACTTTTGCTGAATTCATGGATATGGTACTATACCACCCCGAATACGGCTACTATTCCAGCGATGCACTCAAAATTGGCTTTAAAGGTGGTGATTTTTTTACCTCTCCTAACCTCTGTGCGGACTTTGGCGAGTTACTAGCAGAACAATTTTTCCAAATGTGGGAAATTTTAGGGAAACCCATACCCTTTTCTCTGGTAGAAATGGGAGCAGGTCAAGGGCTGCTAGCATTGCATATCCTCAAATATCATCAACAGCACTACCCAGATTTTTTTACTGCGCTAGAATACATCATTGTTGAAAAGTCCCCAACTTTAAGAAAAGAACAGCAGCAACGCTTACAAGATTTTCCGGTGCGTTGGTGCAATTTAGAAGAAATACCAGCAAATGCGATCGTCGGCTGCTTTTTTTCTAACGAGTTAGTCGATGCATTCCCTGTTCATCAATTCATCCTAGAGACAGGAGAACTCCGAGAAATTTATGTGACAACGCCACAAAACCTAACCCCCCTAAAAGGTAAAAGCAAATCTTCCTCCCCTCCCTTCATAGGGGAGAGGTCAAATTTTGCATTTGTAGAAGTTACGGGAGAACCTTCAACCCCCAAACTGGCTGAATATTTAGACTTAGTGGAAATGGACTTTAGCCAAAGTGCATATCCAGATGGCTACCGTAGTGAAATTAATTTAGCTGCTCTAGACTGGTTGAGTATAGTAGCAGACCGCTTGCAGCGAGGCTATGTGTTAACAATTGATTATGGCTACCCTGCCACTCGTTACTATAATCCCAGGCGATCGCAAGGAACGTTACAGTGCTATTATCAGCATCGTTTCCATGACAACCCTTATATTAATATTGGGCGACAAGATATCACTGCCCATGTTGACTTTACGGCTTTGGAACGTTGGGGCAAACGCTGTAATTTAGACAAAGTTGGTTTTATCCAGCAGGGATTATTTTTGATGGCGTTGGGGTTAGGCGAACGGATTGCAGCCCTTTCCGATCGAGAGCAACCTCTCTCAGAGTTACTACAACGCCGAGAAGCATTACACCAGCTGATAGATCCTACCGGATTGGGCAGCTTTGGAGTCCTACTTCAAAGTAAAGGTCTGGACAAGACAGAAATTTCTCAACCACTTAAAGGATTTACCCTGCCAGAGTAA
- the hisD gene encoding histidinol dehydrogenase, whose product MLRIITQQADVRAELQRICDRTHDEQVLHKEATVREVLQAVKRQGDKALLHYTAEFDKQTLKAEELRVTGSELDAAYQQVSKELLGAVRLACRQIEAFHRQRVPKSWVHFGDDEIVLGKRYTPVDRAGLYVPGGRAAYPSTVLMNAIPARVAAVPHIVMVTPPGPGGAINPAVLVAAQEAGVQEIYRIGGAQAIAALAYGTETIPKVNVITGPGNIYVTLAKKLVYGTVGIDSLAGPSEVLVIADETANPVHVAADLLAQAEHDPMAAAILLTTDAALAKNVQLALERQLVDHPRRIDTEKAIAHYGLIVLVESLEAAAELSNEFAPEHLELEVKDPWALLPQIRHAGAIFLGYSTPEAVGDYLAGPNHTLPTSGAARYASALGVETFLKHSSIIQYSQTALQNVAGAIDVLATAEGLPSHADSVRRRVQQEE is encoded by the coding sequence ATGCTGCGAATCATTACTCAGCAGGCAGACGTTAGAGCAGAACTGCAACGGATCTGCGATCGCACCCATGACGAACAAGTGCTTCACAAAGAAGCAACGGTACGCGAAGTTTTGCAAGCAGTGAAGCGCCAAGGCGACAAAGCTCTATTGCATTACACAGCCGAATTTGACAAACAAACCCTGAAAGCAGAAGAACTTCGAGTTACAGGCTCGGAACTAGATGCAGCCTATCAGCAGGTGTCAAAGGAGTTGTTGGGAGCAGTTCGGCTAGCTTGCCGCCAAATTGAAGCGTTTCATCGTCAGCGAGTCCCAAAAAGCTGGGTACACTTTGGCGACGATGAAATAGTGCTGGGCAAACGCTACACTCCCGTAGATCGAGCGGGGTTGTATGTGCCTGGTGGGCGTGCAGCCTATCCCAGTACAGTGCTGATGAATGCAATTCCGGCTCGTGTTGCTGCTGTACCCCATATAGTGATGGTGACACCACCAGGCCCAGGGGGTGCAATTAACCCAGCAGTTTTGGTAGCTGCCCAAGAAGCAGGAGTACAAGAAATTTATCGGATTGGGGGCGCACAAGCGATCGCTGCTTTAGCTTATGGAACAGAAACGATTCCGAAAGTGAATGTGATTACTGGGCCTGGTAACATTTATGTCACCCTAGCGAAAAAACTTGTCTATGGCACCGTCGGTATTGATTCTTTGGCAGGCCCTAGCGAAGTGCTGGTGATTGCCGATGAAACCGCAAATCCGGTGCATGTAGCTGCTGACTTGCTAGCCCAAGCCGAACACGATCCAATGGCGGCAGCAATCTTGCTGACGACAGATGCGGCTTTGGCAAAAAACGTGCAATTAGCCTTGGAAAGGCAGTTAGTAGATCATCCACGGCGAATAGACACAGAAAAAGCGATCGCTCATTATGGGTTGATTGTCCTTGTGGAATCCCTCGAAGCAGCAGCAGAACTCTCAAATGAATTTGCCCCCGAACATCTGGAATTAGAAGTAAAAGACCCTTGGGCACTATTACCACAGATTCGCCACGCTGGGGCAATCTTTTTGGGTTACTCAACACCAGAAGCTGTGGGAGACTATTTGGCAGGGCCTAATCACACCTTGCCAACTTCTGGCGCTGCCCGCTATGCCTCGGCGTTAGGGGTTGAAACCTTCCTGAAACACTCCAGTATTATTCAATACTCCCAAACAGCGCTGCAAAATGTGGCTGGTGCTATTGATGTCCTAGCAACAGCAGAAGGCTTACCTTCTCATGCTGATTCAGTCCGCCGCCGAGTTCAGCAAGAAGAGTGA
- a CDS encoding universal stress protein, giving the protein MLNKILVALDGSEIAERVIQTLDNLAFSKDAKVVLCHVFPTPKSEIELPADRPQPDSPTFPYFQLEKQLQYYQENLSVTSQLELVTGDPAEEIIRLANIYKADLIVIGSRGLIGMKRIVQRSVSSQVVEEANCSVLVVKPN; this is encoded by the coding sequence GTGCTAAATAAAATTTTGGTAGCTCTGGACGGTTCAGAAATTGCAGAACGAGTAATTCAGACTTTAGATAATTTGGCATTTTCAAAAGATGCCAAGGTTGTTCTCTGTCATGTATTTCCCACTCCAAAGTCAGAGATCGAACTACCCGCCGATCGTCCTCAGCCAGATTCCCCAACATTTCCTTATTTTCAGCTTGAAAAACAGCTTCAATACTATCAGGAAAACTTATCAGTTACAAGTCAGTTAGAACTGGTAACTGGCGATCCTGCCGAAGAGATTATTCGTCTTGCTAATATTTACAAAGCTGACTTGATCGTAATTGGTAGTCGGGGGTTGATTGGGATGAAGCGAATTGTCCAGCGTTCTGTTAGCAGTCAAGTTGTGGAAGAAGCGAATTGTTCGGTGTTGGTGGTAAAACCCAATTAA